The Akkermansia muciniphila genome includes the window TGGCCTTCCACAATAGTGTACGGCAGCACGTCCTGGGATACGCGGGCCATGGCTCCCACCATGGAGTGCTCACCGATGCTGGCGAACTGGTGCACGGCGCAGCATCCCGCCAGAATGGCGTAATCCCCCACCGTGACATGGCCGGCAGCGGTGGCGAAGCCGGAGAAAATCACATGATTGCCGATCTGGCAGTCGTGCCCGGCATGGCAGGATACCAGAAACAGGTTGTTGCTGCCAATCCGCGTGGCGCCGCCAATGTCCGTGGCACGGTTGATGGTGGCGTTTTCACGGAAGACGTTGTTATTCCCCACTTCCAGGTAGGTCGGTTCCCCCTGGTATTTCAAATCCTGGCTTTTCAGGCCGATGACGGAAAAGGGAAAGAACTCGTTGCCGCTGCCGAAGGAGGAAGGACCGTCAATGACCACATGGCTGTGCAGCACGCAGCCGGGGCCCAGCTTTACATGTTCTCCGACAACGCAAAAGGGACCGATTTTAACATCATCCGCTATTTCCGCAGTAGGATGCACTACTGCCGTTGGGTGTATTTCTGACATGGCTGGGGCAAGTATGAAACAAATTCAGGTGATTAAAAGGCTAAATCCCGCTCGGAATGCCTTTTTGTCACATTTGTCCGGAGGCGCTGACGTACGCCTCCATCTCCGGAAGCCACGGAATAAGCAGCACGTACATGATCTGAAGACACAGGATGATGAGCACCAGCGCCATTACCACCTTGCGGAGGGTGAGGGAGTCATTCAGAACGTCCGTAGTGCCCAGTTTCCTGTCCCATGGGGTAAAGCCGAAGCGGCGCACCCACCACCAGGAGAAGAACAGGGCCAGCACCATCAGGGAGGGGGCAAAACAGCCCAGTCCCAGCACCATGACGAACAGGGAGCGCCTGAACGCCGTGGAGAAGGGGAGCCGGCTCCCGCGGTAATCCCTGACGGAGACGCCCAGCATGGCTTTCCCCGGCGTGGTGCCCAGCGTTCCCAGAAAGGCGGTTTCAATGAGCACCATCGGCAGACAGAGGTAAAGAAGGGCTTCATAGGAGCCGGGAAGAAAATCGGGGCTAAAGCCCAGGCCCAGTATCCTGAGCACGGCCAGATACAGCGTCATGTGCATCATTACATCCGCCATTCTTCCCAGAAAACGCACGTACGGGTACGGGACCACCATCACCACGTCCTCCTCCTGGTCCTTTTCCGCTTCTTCTTCCGTCACGGATTCCCCGTCTACGGGTTCCGCTACGGAGATTTCCGCGGCCTCATCCTCCAGAGCATCTTCCCCGGCCTTCCGCCGTTCCTCCTCTTCCGCCCGGATGGTGAACATTTCCTTCAGCACCGGGAGGTCATGGATGCGCACCCATTCCACGCAGCCGGCGTGCCACGCCCGGGCGTTTTCCGGAATGAGGCCCGCCTCCAGCATGGAGATGACCTCCACTTCCGGCAGGGGCCCCTTCTTTTCATGATCCTGAATCCAGTAAATATCCATGGGCGGTTTCCTGTTACATGCTGCGCAGGGAGCGGGCCGGGTCCTGGCGCGCCGTGATGAGGGCCGGAATGATGGAGGCTACTACGACCATGACAAAGGCCTTCACGCCCTGCCATGCCAGTTCCCCCCAGTCAATCACCACCGGAATATTCGCCGTGCCGTGGAACGCCACGGGGAACGGGTCAAAGCCTATTCCCGCCAGAAAACCCTGAATCTGCATGCGGTATTCCAGCACCAGCAGCCCCAGGCCCACGCCCAGCAGAGCCCCCACAAAGCCAATGATGACCCCCTGCCACAGGAAAACGCGCACTACCTGGAACGGCGTAGCGCCCAGGGCCTTCATTACGGCAATCTCCCTCTTCCGCTGGATGGAGACGGTAAACATCACCGCCATGATGCAGAAGGCGGAAATCAGGGAGATGAAGGAGAGCACAAAGCTCATCATCATGCGCTCCTTCTGCATGAGTTCAAACCATGCGTTAAAGCGGTCATGCCAGGTTTCCAGCGTCCACGCGGAAGAGGGCTTTTCCTTTTCCAGCGCCTGCATCACGGGAGCCAGCATGGTTTCCACATGGTAGGGATCATTTACGCGCAGGGCCACGGCCTGCACCACGTCATCCTCATAACCCAGCAGTTCCTGGCCAATGACCAGCGGAATAAACAGGTCCGGGCTGGGCGTATGCTGGGAGGCCCGGTAAATGCCGATCACCTCCAGATCCTTCGGCATGACCAGTTCCCTGATCTTGCGGAAGCACTCCATATCCGCCTCATTCCGCTGTCCGGCCTTGAAGCCGCCCAGAATGGTTT containing:
- the lpxA gene encoding acyl-ACP--UDP-N-acetylglucosamine O-acyltransferase, coding for MSEIHPTAVVHPTAEIADDVKIGPFCVVGEHVKLGPGCVLHSHVVIDGPSSFGSGNEFFPFSVIGLKSQDLKYQGEPTYLEVGNNNVFRENATINRATDIGGATRIGSNNLFLVSCHAGHDCQIGNHVIFSGFATAAGHVTVGDYAILAGCCAVHQFASIGEHSMVGAMARVSQDVLPYTIVEGHPAVTRSVNSIGMQRRGFSEEDLRAVRMCYKKLFVNKKLSVQEAIEELRNSDYAENPCLKRIVEFVETSERGFCH
- a CDS encoding RDD family protein, yielding MDIYWIQDHEKKGPLPEVEVISMLEAGLIPENARAWHAGCVEWVRIHDLPVLKEMFTIRAEEEERRKAGEDALEDEAAEISVAEPVDGESVTEEEAEKDQEEDVVMVVPYPYVRFLGRMADVMMHMTLYLAVLRILGLGFSPDFLPGSYEALLYLCLPMVLIETAFLGTLGTTPGKAMLGVSVRDYRGSRLPFSTAFRRSLFVMVLGLGCFAPSLMVLALFFSWWWVRRFGFTPWDRKLGTTDVLNDSLTLRKVVMALVLIILCLQIMYVLLIPWLPEMEAYVSASGQM